A window of the Entelurus aequoreus isolate RoL-2023_Sb linkage group LG28, RoL_Eaeq_v1.1, whole genome shotgun sequence genome harbors these coding sequences:
- the LOC133645225 gene encoding uncharacterized protein LOC133645225 isoform X2, producing MKFGSMVQTIVEGYFGEMSLRGPFKDGRFVSARTGDMYVLNITNVHKDDEAMYTCQAGTSYNMVFTGGTHLVVKDPRRKSFQVRQIPQSKSVKGGESVTIQCSVLAESKENVRQCPNQSSVYWLKSGSGESDPHIIYSDSDDEQDPRSCVYHLSLTVLNSSDTGTYYCAVATCGQILFGQGTHVDTQQDVKAAAVLLSALLASFAVVVTVLVA from the exons ATGAAATTCGGCTCAATGGTCCAAACCATTGTGGAGGGGTATTTCGGGGAAATGTCCCTTCGAGGACCGTTCAAGGACGGAAGATTTGTGAGCGCGCGTACGGGTGACATGTacgttttaaacatcacaaacgtACACAAAGACGATGAAGCGATGTACACCTGCCAAGCTGGGACCTCATACAACATGGTGTTCACCGGTGGCACGCATCTGGTGGTGAAAG ACCCCAGACGCAAGTCCTTCCAGGTGAGACAAATTCCGCAAAGCAAGTCGGTCAAAGGAGGCGAGTCTGTGACCATCCAGTGTTCCGTCCTCGCTGAGAGCAAAGAAAATGTCCGCCAATGTCCGAACCAAAGCAGCGTCTACTGGTTGAAGTCAGGATCGGGAGAGTCTGATCCACACATCATTTACTCCGACAGTGATGATGAACAAGACCCAAGAAGCTGCGTCTACCATCTCTCTCTGACCGTACTCAACTCCTCTGACACCGGAACATACTACTGTGCCGTAGCCACGTGTGGACAGATCCTGTTCGGACAAGGAACTCATGTGGACACAC AACAAGACGTGAAAGCAGCTGCCGTTTTGCTGAGTGCTCTGCTGGCCTCCTTCGCTGTTGTGGTcactgttttagttgcttaa
- the LOC133645225 gene encoding uncharacterized protein LOC133645225 isoform X1, whose product MAELTALVLLGALGEFRYLRFVFSTFSCIFTLLLSFSSVLSQSYVPITLSLVEVGVNVTLACPRHDDRGDIFYWYKMKFGSMVQTIVEGYFGEMSLRGPFKDGRFVSARTGDMYVLNITNVHKDDEAMYTCQAGTSYNMVFTGGTHLVVKDPRRKSFQVRQIPQSKSVKGGESVTIQCSVLAESKENVRQCPNQSSVYWLKSGSGESDPHIIYSDSDDEQDPRSCVYHLSLTVLNSSDTGTYYCAVATCGQILFGQGTHVDTQQDVKAAAVLLSALLASFAVVVTVLVA is encoded by the exons ATGGCGGAGCTGACTGCACTTGTGCTTCTCGGCGCATTGGGTGAGTTTAGGTACCTCCGTTTTGTATTTTCCACTTTTTCCTGCATATTTACTCTTCTTCTGTCTTTTTCTTCAGTTCTGAGTCAATCCTACGTTCCGATAACACTGAGCCTAGTGGAAGTTGGCGTTAACGTCACTTTGGCATGCCCGCGCCACGACGATAGAGGTGACATATTTTACTGGTACAAGATGAAATTCGGCTCAATGGTCCAAACCATTGTGGAGGGGTATTTCGGGGAAATGTCCCTTCGAGGACCGTTCAAGGACGGAAGATTTGTGAGCGCGCGTACGGGTGACATGTacgttttaaacatcacaaacgtACACAAAGACGATGAAGCGATGTACACCTGCCAAGCTGGGACCTCATACAACATGGTGTTCACCGGTGGCACGCATCTGGTGGTGAAAG ACCCCAGACGCAAGTCCTTCCAGGTGAGACAAATTCCGCAAAGCAAGTCGGTCAAAGGAGGCGAGTCTGTGACCATCCAGTGTTCCGTCCTCGCTGAGAGCAAAGAAAATGTCCGCCAATGTCCGAACCAAAGCAGCGTCTACTGGTTGAAGTCAGGATCGGGAGAGTCTGATCCACACATCATTTACTCCGACAGTGATGATGAACAAGACCCAAGAAGCTGCGTCTACCATCTCTCTCTGACCGTACTCAACTCCTCTGACACCGGAACATACTACTGTGCCGTAGCCACGTGTGGACAGATCCTGTTCGGACAAGGAACTCATGTGGACACAC AACAAGACGTGAAAGCAGCTGCCGTTTTGCTGAGTGCTCTGCTGGCCTCCTTCGCTGTTGTGGTcactgttttagttgcttaa